A genomic segment from Tachypleus tridentatus isolate NWPU-2018 unplaced genomic scaffold, ASM421037v1 Hic_cluster_2, whole genome shotgun sequence encodes:
- the LOC143242947 gene encoding putative ATP-dependent RNA helicase DDX4 isoform X1 — MEAVAFSQVRYLILEEADRMLDMCFVPAVIKMVDDPSMTVKSKHQTLMFSTTFPEEIQRLAAEFLKSDYLFLAVGVVGSADMDVKQNFYQVQQYEKRQKLIEILNNSESSFRSEH; from the exons GTGGCTTTTTCTCAAGTCCGTTATCTGATTTTAGAGGAAGCTGACAGAATGTTAGACATGTGTTTTGTGCCTGCTGTGATAAAAATGGTGGACGATCCTTCCATGACAGTAAAATCGAAGCATCAGACTCTCATGTTTAGTACTACATTCCCTGAAGAAATACAGCGACTAGCAGCAGAGTTTCTTAAgtcagattatttatttttagcagtTGGTGTTGTTGGCTCTGCTGATATGGATGTCAAACAGAATTTCTACCAAGTCCAGCAATATGAAAAGAGGCAGAAActcatagaaatattaaacaattcag AAAGTTCATTTCGCTCAGAacattaa
- the LOC143242947 gene encoding putative ATP-dependent RNA helicase DDX4 isoform X2, with product MLDMCFVPAVIKMVDDPSMTVKSKHQTLMFSTTFPEEIQRLAAEFLKSDYLFLAVGVVGSADMDVKQNFYQVQQYEKRQKLIEILNNSESSFRSEH from the exons ATGTTAGACATGTGTTTTGTGCCTGCTGTGATAAAAATGGTGGACGATCCTTCCATGACAGTAAAATCGAAGCATCAGACTCTCATGTTTAGTACTACATTCCCTGAAGAAATACAGCGACTAGCAGCAGAGTTTCTTAAgtcagattatttatttttagcagtTGGTGTTGTTGGCTCTGCTGATATGGATGTCAAACAGAATTTCTACCAAGTCCAGCAATATGAAAAGAGGCAGAAActcatagaaatattaaacaattcag AAAGTTCATTTCGCTCAGAacattaa